A genomic window from Glycine soja cultivar W05 chromosome 10, ASM419377v2, whole genome shotgun sequence includes:
- the LOC114371384 gene encoding leucine-rich repeat receptor-like serine/threonine-protein kinase BAM3, with the protein MDDITAITIQHQMQDTMVCKADPSGFYSTKSEYRLLMTFNRPIPQRRILQTIEACNAHNYPFLEEQPIPLTGRSHVYSFGVVLLELLTGRRPVGNFGEEGIDIVQCTKLQTNWSNDKVVKILDERLCHIPLDEAKQVYFVAMLCVQEQSVERPTMREVVEMLA; encoded by the exons ATGGATGACATTACTGCAATTACTATTCAGCACCAGATGCAGGACACCATGGTTTGCAAAGCTGATCCTAGTGGTTTCTATTCCACTAAGTCAGAATATAGGCTATTGATGACTTTCAACAGACCTATTCCTCAAAGGAGGATTTTGCAGACTATTGAAGCATGCAATGCACACAA CTATCCTTTTTTAGAAGAACAACCAATTCCG CTTACAGGGAGAAGTCATGTCTATAGCTTTGGAGTGGTGCTGCTAGAACTACTAACAGGGAGAAGGCCAGTGGGGAATTTTGGGGAAGAAGGTATAGACATTGTTCAATGTACCAAGTTGCAAACAAATTGGAGCAATGACAAGGTGGTGAAGATTCTTGATGAGAGGCTATGTCACATTCCCTTAGATGAAGCAAAGCAGGTATACTTTGTGGCCATGCTATGTGTTCAGGAACAAAGTGTGGAGAGACCAACCATGAGGGAAGTGGTTGAAATGCTTGCATAA
- the LOC114371385 gene encoding agamous-like MADS-box protein AGL62 — MESNNMPDLNGVAKKTKGRQKIEMKKMRNESNLRVTFSKRRTGVFKKASELATLCGVDVAVIMFSPGNRVFSFGSPSVDSVVQRYKTQGPPPLLTLDLNKVHSTADEVELHTHLHCLSNQIAIEKKRTKDLNHLAKAAEDQFWWARPIESMTDSQLDKYKKMLEEFKRQLKEKCGNLN; from the coding sequence ATGGAGTCAAACAACATGCCAGACTTGAACGGTGTCGCTAAGAAGACTAAAGGCCGACAAAAGATCGAAATGAAGAAGATGAGAAACGAGAGTAACCTTCGGGTGACATTCTCGAAGCGTCGCACTGGGGTTTTCAAGAAAGCCAGTGAGCTTGCAACCCTTTGTGGCGTGGATGTCGCTGTGATTATGTTCTCACCCGGTAATCGAGTATTTTCGTTTGGCAGTCCCAGTGTTGATTCTGTTGTCCAACGCTATAAGACACAGGGCCCACCTCCCCTCCTTACCTTGGACCTCAACAAGGTGCACTCCACTGCGGACGAAGTTGAGCTCCACACACACCTCCACTGCTTGTCCAACCAAATTGCTATTGAGAAGAAGCGCACAAAGGATTTAAATCATTTAGCGAAGGCTGCAGAGGATCAGTTCTGGTGGGCTAGGCCTATTGAAAGCATGACCGATTCCCAACTTGACAAGTATAAGAAGATGTTAGAGGAGTTTAAGAGACAACTCAAAGAAAAATGTGGGAACCTCAACTGA